Proteins from one Camelina sativa cultivar DH55 chromosome 8, Cs, whole genome shotgun sequence genomic window:
- the LOC104705878 gene encoding uncharacterized protein At1g32220, chloroplastic isoform X1 has product MLRSLIWKRSQASSSAITMSSSITQRGNERLFSEAAGSHSSDKILVLGGNGYVGSHICKEALRQGFSVSSLSRSGRSSMHGSWVDDVTWHKGDLLSPDSLKPALEGITSVISCVGGFGSNSQMVRINGTANINAVNAAAEQGVKRFVYISAADFGVINNLIRGYFEGKRATEAEILDKFGNRGTILRPGFIHGTRQVGSIKLPLSLIGAPLEMVLKLFPKEVTKLPLIGPLLIPPVNVKSVAGTAVKAAVDPEFASGIIDVYGILQHGH; this is encoded by the exons ATGTTGAGGTCTCTGATTTGGAAACGATCACAGGCTTCATCTTCAGCCATCACCATGTC CAGTTCAATCACTCAGAGAGGAAATGAAAGGCTTTTCTCTGAAGCCGCTGGTTCACATTCAAGTGATAAA ATATTGGTTTTGGGAGGAAATGGTTATGTAGGTTCACATATATGCAAGGAGGCACTGAGACAAGGTTTCTCTGTGTCTAGTCTTAGCAG GTCTGGAAGATCTTCTATGCATGGTTCATGGGTCGATGATGTAACCTGGCATAAAG GCGATTTGCTTTCACCCGATTCTCTGAAGCCTGCACTAGAAGGAATTACATCTGTG ATTTCATGCGTTGGTGGTTTTGGTTCCAATTCACAAATGGTCAGAATTAACGGGACTGCAAACATTAATGCTGTTAACGCTGCAGCAGAGCAAG GTGTGAAAAGATTTGTCTATATATCAGCTGCGGACTTTGGTGTCATAAATAACTTGATTCGAGGATATTTCGAAGGGAag AGAGCAACTGAAGCTGAGATTTTGGATAAATTCGGAAACAGAG GAACGATATTAAGGCCAGGATTCATACACGGGACTCGTCAGGTCGGTAGCATAAAGCTGCCACTTAGTCTCATTGGAGCTCCACTCGAAATG GTTTTGAAGCTGTTCCCAAAAGAGGTGACGAAGCTTCCACTGATCGGGCCACTTTTAATACCACCAGTCAATGTTAAATCCGTTGCAGGAACTGCGGTAAAAGCTGCAGTCGACCCCGAGTTCGCTTCTGGAATCATCGATGTGTATGGGATCCTTCAACACGGTCACTGA
- the LOC104705878 gene encoding uncharacterized protein At1g32220, chloroplastic isoform X2, with protein sequence MLRSLIWKRSQASSSAITMSSITQRGNERLFSEAAGSHSSDKILVLGGNGYVGSHICKEALRQGFSVSSLSRSGRSSMHGSWVDDVTWHKGDLLSPDSLKPALEGITSVISCVGGFGSNSQMVRINGTANINAVNAAAEQGVKRFVYISAADFGVINNLIRGYFEGKRATEAEILDKFGNRGTILRPGFIHGTRQVGSIKLPLSLIGAPLEMVLKLFPKEVTKLPLIGPLLIPPVNVKSVAGTAVKAAVDPEFASGIIDVYGILQHGH encoded by the exons ATGTTGAGGTCTCTGATTTGGAAACGATCACAGGCTTCATCTTCAGCCATCACCATGTC TTCAATCACTCAGAGAGGAAATGAAAGGCTTTTCTCTGAAGCCGCTGGTTCACATTCAAGTGATAAA ATATTGGTTTTGGGAGGAAATGGTTATGTAGGTTCACATATATGCAAGGAGGCACTGAGACAAGGTTTCTCTGTGTCTAGTCTTAGCAG GTCTGGAAGATCTTCTATGCATGGTTCATGGGTCGATGATGTAACCTGGCATAAAG GCGATTTGCTTTCACCCGATTCTCTGAAGCCTGCACTAGAAGGAATTACATCTGTG ATTTCATGCGTTGGTGGTTTTGGTTCCAATTCACAAATGGTCAGAATTAACGGGACTGCAAACATTAATGCTGTTAACGCTGCAGCAGAGCAAG GTGTGAAAAGATTTGTCTATATATCAGCTGCGGACTTTGGTGTCATAAATAACTTGATTCGAGGATATTTCGAAGGGAag AGAGCAACTGAAGCTGAGATTTTGGATAAATTCGGAAACAGAG GAACGATATTAAGGCCAGGATTCATACACGGGACTCGTCAGGTCGGTAGCATAAAGCTGCCACTTAGTCTCATTGGAGCTCCACTCGAAATG GTTTTGAAGCTGTTCCCAAAAGAGGTGACGAAGCTTCCACTGATCGGGCCACTTTTAATACCACCAGTCAATGTTAAATCCGTTGCAGGAACTGCGGTAAAAGCTGCAGTCGACCCCGAGTTCGCTTCTGGAATCATCGATGTGTATGGGATCCTTCAACACGGTCACTGA
- the LOC104709159 gene encoding structural maintenance of chromosomes protein 5-like, producing the protein MSERRAKRPKISRGEDDFLPGNIIEIELHNFMTFNHLVCKPGSRLNLVIGPNGSGKSSLVCAIALCLGGEPQLLGRATSVGAYVKRGEDSGYVKISLRGNTNEENFTISRKIDTRNKSEWMFNGNATSKREVVEIIQKFNIQVNNLTQFLPQDRVCEFAKLTPVQLLEETEKAVGDPQLPVHHLALVDKRRELKQLERAVEKNGETLNQLKALVDEQEKDVERVRQRELFLTKVDSMKKKLPWLKYDMRKAEYMDAKKRMKEAQKKLDDAARNLNSMKEPIEKQKKDKAEMDSNCKKVKNLLDANGRNRGNLLEKEDEAEARVVATYKELEELKKQEEHRQERILKATEDLVAAERELQDLPVYERPVAKLEELSSQIAELHQSINRKRNQKEENERLLFQKRFTLRQCVDKLKDMENANNKLLNALHKSGADRIFDAYQWVQQNRHEFKKEVYGPVLVEVNVPNRENACYLEGHVPYYVWKSFITQDSEDRDFLVRNLKRFDVPVLNFVGEGGNQKASCHISDQMRSLGIHARLDQIFDAPDAIKEVLTSQFGLDDSYIGSKITDQRAEEVSKLGVRDFWTPDNHYRWSSSRYGGHSSASVDSVYPSRLLLSDKRDLSKCLKDIDSLKEKWLPTLRQLVRQINETFSHNFQEMAVAGEVSLDERDTDFDQYGIHIKVKFRESGKLQVLSSHHQSGGERSVSTILYLVSLQDLTNCPFRVVDEINQGMDPINERKMFQQLVRAASQPNTPQCFLLTPKLLPELEYSEACSILNIMNGPWIEQPSKVWSFGGSWGNLMRRNEASQCS; encoded by the exons ATGTCTGAACGTCGTGCTAAGCGTCCCAAAATCTCCAGAGGGGAAGATGACTTTTTACCTGGGAATATTATTGAAATCGAGCTTCACAATTTCATGACGTTTAACCACTTGGTATGCAAACCTGGTTCACGTTTGAACCTTGTTATTGGACCAAACGGATCAGGTAAGAGTTCTCTCGTCTGTGCCATTGCGCTTTGTCTTGGTGGTGAGCCTCAGCTTCTTGGCAGAGCAACCAGTGTTGGTGCATATGTTAAGCGTGGTGAAGATTCTGGCTATGTCAAGATCTCTCTTAGAGGGAACACCAACGAAGAAAATTTTACGATTTCCCGTAAGATCGATACACGTAACAAGTCGGAGTGGATGTTCAATGGTAACGCAACTAGTAAGAGAGAGGTAGTTGAGATCATCCAGAAGTTTAACATCCAAGTTAACAATCTTACGCAGTTCCTGCCACAAGACAGGGTTTGCGAGTTTGCTAAGTTAACGCCTGTGCAGCTTTTGGAAGAGACAGAAAAAGCTGTTGGTGATCCTCAGTTGCCAGTCCATCATCTCGCGCTTGTTGATAAAAGGCGTGAACTGAAGCAGCTTGAGAGAGCTGTGGAGAAAAATGGGGAGACGCTGAATCAGCTTAAGGCTCTTGTTGATGAGCAAGAGAAGGATGTGGAACGTGTTAGGCAGAGAGAGTTGTTTTTGACCAAGGTTGATTCTATGAAGAAGAAATTGCCATGGCTAAAGTATGATATGAGAAAGGCTGAGTACATGGATGCTAAGAAGAGAATGAAGGAAGCGCAGAAAAAATTGGATGACGCTGCAAGGAATTTGAACAGCATGAAGGAACCTATTGAAAAGCAAAAGAAGGATAAAGCAGAGATGGATTCAAACTGCAAAAAGGTTAAGAATCTCCTGGATGCAAATGGAAGAAACCGTGGTAACTTGcttgaaaaagaagatgaggCAGAAGCACGTGTAGTGGCAACATACAAAGAACTGGAGGAActgaagaaacaagaagagcaTCGCCAAGAAAGGATTCTGAAAGCTACTGAGGATCTGGTTGCTGCGGAACGAGAACTCCAAGATCTGCCTGTATATGAACGTCCTGTAGCCAAACTTGAAGAATTGAGCTCTCAGATTGCAGAGTTGCATCAGAGCATTAACCGAAAGAGGAATCAGAAGGAGGAAAACGAGAGGCTTTTGTTTCAGAAGAGATTCACCCTGAGGCAGTGCGTAGATAAGTTGAAGGACATGGAGAATGCAAATAACAAACTCTTAAATGCGCTACATAAATCTGGAGCTGACAGGATATTTGACGCATATCAATGGGTGCAACAGAATCGTCATGAGTTTAAAAAGGAAGTATACGGTCCCGTTTTGGTTGAAGTTAACGTTCCAAATCGAGAGAACGCTTGCTATTTGGAAGGTCATGTTCCTTATTATGTCTGGAAGTCTTTTATCACTCAAGATTCCGAGGACCGTGATTTCCTAGTTAGAAATCTAAAACGATTCGACGTTCCTGTTCTAAACTTTGTGGGCGAAGGCGGCAATCAAAAGGCTTCCTGTCATATTTCTGATCAGATGCGTTCTCTTGGGATCCATGCTCGGCTTGATCAAATATTTGATGCTCCTGACGCCATCAAGGAGGTTTTAACTTCCCAGTTTGGTCTGGATGACTCGTACATTGGATCGAAGATTACTGATCAGAGGGCTGAAGAGGTTTCCAAGTTGGGTGTTAGAGATTTTTGGACACCGGACAATCACTACCGGTGGTCTTCCTCAAGGTATGGTGGTCATTCCTCTGCAAGTGTAGATTCTGTATATCCATCACGTCTTTTATTAT CTGATAAAAGAGATCTGAGCAAATGCTTGAAAGATATCGATTCGCTAAAGGAGAAATGGCTTCCAACATTGAGACAGCTTGTTCGTCAGATAAATGAAACTTTCAGCCACAACTTTCAAGAAATGGCAGTTGCAGGAGAAGTTTCATTGGATGAGCGTGACACCGACTTTGATCAATACGGAATACATATCAAAGTGAAATTCAGGGAGTCAGGGAAACTACAGGTTCTGAGTTCTCACCACCAATCTGGAGGAGAACGTTCTGTCTCAACAATCCTTTACCTCGTCTCTCTTCAAGATCTGACCAACTGTCCTTTCAGGGTTGTTGACGAGATTAATCAAG GTATGGATCCTATAAACGAAAGGAAGATGTTTCAACAATTAGTTAGAGCTGCAAGCCAACCAAACACACCACA GTGCTTCTTACTGACCCCAAAACTCTTGCCGGAGCTAGAATACAGTGAAGCATGTAGCATTCTGAACATCATGAACGGTCCTTGGATCGAGCAGCCTTCAAAAGTTTGGAGCTTTGGTGGCAGTTGGGGCAATCTCATGAGACGAAACGAAGCTAGTCAATGCTCttaa
- the LOC104705879 gene encoding EVI5-like protein — translation MERKITDDSELGPVPLVVPVDRFGFLKQEHGNSSPHRFTKTRSSSSSYDKEERRVTKWRKMIGTGGSDWKHYVRRKPHVVKRRIRKGIPDCLRGLVWQLISGSRDLLLMNPGVYVQLVIYETSASELDIIRDISRTFPSHVFFQKRHGPGQRSLYNVLKAYSVYDRDVGYVQGMGFVAGLLLLYMSEEDAFWLLVALLKGAVHSPMEGLYQAGLPLVQQYLLQFDQLVRELMPKLGEHFTQEMINPSMYASQWFITVFSYSVPFPAALRIWDVFLAEGVNVVFKVGLALLKYCHDDLLKLPFEELMHALRNFPEDAMDPDTLLPLAYSIKVAKRLEEMNQESEKAVAKQAQTAKPVQL, via the exons ATGGAGAGAAAAATAACAGATGACAGTGAACTAGGACCAGTCCCTCTGGTTGTACCGGTTGATAGATTTGGGTTTCTTAAGCAGGAACATGGCAATTCTTCTCCTCATCGTTTCACCAAGACTAGATCATCATCTAGTTCATATGACAA GGAGGAGAGAAGAGTGACAAAATGGAGGAAGATGATTGGAACTGGAGGTAGTGACTGGAAGCATTACGTTAGGAGAAAACCTCATGTTGTCAAGAGGCGAATTCGAAAAGGGATCCCTGATTGCTTAAGGGGTCTTGTCTGGCAATTGATCTCCGGAAGCCGAGACCTTTTGCTTATGAATCCTGGTGTTTATGTG CAACTGGTGATTTATGAGACATCAGCATCAGAACTTGATATCATTAGGGATATCTCCCGTACTTTCCCATCACATGTTTTCTTCCAGAAGAGACATGGACCAGGCCAAAGATCCTTATACAATGTTCTAAAAGCATACTCTGTTTATGACAGAGATGTTGGATACGTTCAG GGAATGGGTTTTGTAGCCGGTTTGTTGCTTCTTTATATGAGCGAAGAAGATGCCTTCTGGTTGTTAGTTGCATTACTCAAAGGAGCTGTTCACTCCCCAATGGAAGGATTGTATCAG GCAGGGCTTCCTCTTGTACAGCAATATCTATTACAGTTTGATCAGTTGGTAAGGGAGCTAATGCCGAAACTAGGAGAACATTTCACTCAAGAAATGATCAATCCGAGTATGTATGCAAGTCAATGGTTCATAACTGTCTTTTCGTATTCAGTTCCTTTCCCTGCGGCTCTACGAATTTGGGATGTGTTTCTAGCCGAG GGTGTGAACGTTGTGTTTAAAGTTGGTTTAGCATTGTTGAAGTATTGCCATGATGATTTGTTGAAATTGCCGTTTGAGGAACTCATGCATGCTCTGAGGAATTTCCCTGAAGATGCCATGGATCCTGATACTTTGCTTCCACTGGCTTATTCCATTAag GTAGCAAAGCGTTTGGAAGAAATGAATCAGGAGAGTGAGAAGGCTGTAGCTAAACAGGCTCAAACGGCCAAACCGGTTCAACTATAG
- the LOC104705882 gene encoding S-adenosylmethionine decarboxylase proenzyme 2-like: MAMSAIGFEGYEKRLEVTFFEPGLFLDTQGKGLRALAKSQIDEILQPAECTIVSSLSNDQLDSYVLSESSLFIFPYKIVIKTCGTTKLLLSVEPLLRLAAELSLEVKAVRYTRGSFLCPGGQPFPHRNFSEEVSVLDGHFVKLGLSSVAYLMGKDDETKKWHVYSASVEKANNNNNNVYTLEMCMTGLDKDKASVFYKNESSSAGSMTDNSGIRKILPQSQICDFEFEPCGYSMNSIEGDAISTIHVTPEDGFSYASFEAVGYDFTTMDLSHLVSKVLTCFEPKQFSVAVHCSVAQQGYNSGLSVDLDDYGCSKLTMESLGEERGTMMYQKFEKLGKYCGSPRSTLKCEWSSNSSCNNSDDEKE, from the coding sequence ATGGCCATGTCTGCAATCGGATTCGAAGGCTACGAGAAGCGGCTTGAAGTTACTTTCTTTGAGCCTGGTCTCTTTCTTGACACTCAAGGCAAAGGGCTCCGTGCTTTAGCCAAGTCTCAGATCGATGAGATTCTCCAACCTGCTGAGTGCACGATCGTTTCATCTCTCTCCAACGATCAGCTCGACTCTTATGTTCTCTCTGAGTCCAGTCTCTTTATCTTCCCTTACAAGATCGTTATCAAGACTTGCGGCACTACTAAGCTCCTCCTCTCTGTTGAGCCACTCTTGAGGTTAGCCGCTGAGCTCTCTCTTGAGGTCAAGGCAGTGAGGTACACTCGTGGAAGCTTCCTCTGTCCTGGAGGCCAACCATTCCCTCACCGTAACTTCTCTGAAGAAGTCTCTGTTCTTGACGGTCACTTTGTTAAGCTGGGTTTGAGCAGTGTTGCATACTTGATGGGCAAGGATGATGAAACCAAGAAGTGGCATGTTTACTCTGCATCTGTCGAGAaggccaacaacaacaacaacaatgtgtACACGCTCGAGATGTGTATGACTGGTCTGGACAAAGACAAGGCATCTGTGTTCTACAAGAACGAATCAAGCTCGGCTGGTTCAATGACTGATAACTCTGGCATCAGGAAGATACTTCCTCAATCCCAAATCTGTGACTTTGAGTTTGAGCCATGTGGCTACTCGATGAACAGCATCGAAGGTGATGCCATCTCCACCATCCATGTCACTCCAGAAGATGGTTTCAGTTACGCTAGCTTTGAAGCAGTGGGGTACGATTTCACAACCATGGACTTGAGCCACCTGGTCTCTAAGGTGCTAACATGCTTCGAGCCAAAGCAATTCTCAGTAGCTGTACACTGTAGCGTCGCACAGCAGGGGTACAACTCAGGTCTCTCTGTGGACCTAGACGATTACGGATGCAGTAAGTTGACAATGGAGTCTctaggagaagagagaggaacaaTGATGTATCAGAAGTTTGAGAAGCTAGGAAAGTATTGCGGTTCTCCGAGATCTACCTTGAAATGTGAGTGGAGCAGCAACAGTAGCTGCAACAACAGCGATGACGAGAAGGAATAA
- the LOC104705884 gene encoding F-box/LRR-repeat/kelch-repeat protein At1g09650-like → MVSERAYQLGTDTLRTLVLGRSSPSVKIPTPWEETDKTSLSYCVSHNSCDGLLCLFHPCKSFVFNPATRWYRALPRCNSHQPYHQTLSTLGFGKDIFTSTYKPVWLYNSLELGLENATTCQVFDFTTNAWRYVTPSAPYRVLAPVKPVFVDGSLYWLTDCKETKVVSFDLHTEAFQVISKAHFLNFSDPYKVFMCNLDNRLCVSEMKWPNQMISIWSFSSSNKTWDKTYSINLDLFVVWHGHGRNGIPNYPISYVLMPLAILKKKKLLFYDPVITQQLFLTRVSEIKQDEVAFSGRSTGVPVFLFS, encoded by the coding sequence ATGGTGTCCGAACGAGCCTACCAGCTGGGAACTGACACCCTAAGAACCCTGGTGTTGGGACGTTCATCCCCATCGGTCAAGATCCCTACTCCTTGGGAGGAGACGGACAAGACGTCACTCTCCTATTGTGTTTCCCATAATAGCTGTGACGGTCTCCTCTGCCTCTTTCATCCCTGCAAATCTTTTGTGTTCAACCCCGCCACTAGATGGTATCGGGCTCTTCCTCGCTGTAACTCTCACCAACCCTATCATCAAACTCTCTCTACGCTTGGATTCGGTAAAGACATATTCACGAGCACATACAAGCCCGTTTGGTTATACAACTCTTTAGAATTAGGCCTAGAAAACGCTACCACATGCCAAGTTTTTGACTTTACCACCAACGCTTGGAGGTATGTCACTCCATCTGCTCCTTACCGCGTTCTTGCTCCCGTTAAGCCTGTGTTTGTTGATGGGTCGCTTTATTGGTTAACCGACTGCAAAGAAACCAAAGTTGTATCTTTCGATCTTCACACCGAAGCTTTTCAAGTCATCTCTAAAGCTCATTTTCTCAATTTCTCCGATCCTTACAAGGTGTTCATGTGCAACCTCGACAACCGCTTGTGTGTATCCGAGATGAAGTGGCCCAACCAAATGATATCGATATGGTCGTTCAGTTCAAGCAACAAGACATGGGACAAAACGTATTCCATAAACCtggatttatttgttgtttggcATGGACATGGACGTAATGGTATCCCAAATTACCCAATAAGTTACGTTCTCATGCCACTAGcaattctgaagaagaagaagttgttgttttATGATCCTGTGATAACTCAACAACTATTTCTTACACGTGTTTCCGAAATCAAACAAGATGAAGTTGCTTTCTCCGGTAGATCCACTGGAGTtcctgtttttttattttcctag
- the LOC104705885 gene encoding stress-induced protein KIN2, translating into MSETNKNAFQAGQAAGKAEEKSNVLLDKAKDAANAAGASAQQAGKNISDAAAGGVNFVKDKTGMNK; encoded by the exons atgtcggAAACCAACAAGAATGCCTTCCAAGCCGGTCAGGCCGCTGGCAAAGCTGAG GAGAAGAGCAATGTTCTGCTGGACAAGGCCAAGGATGCTGCTAATGCAGCTGGAGCTTCCGCTCAACAA GCTGGAAAGAACATATCGGATGCGGCTGCGGGAGGTGTTAACTTTGTCAAGGACAAGACCGGCATGAACAAGTAG
- the LOC104705886 gene encoding pentatricopeptide repeat-containing protein At5g15980, mitochondrial-like, protein MRYQQWRLLLLRSYHRSHLTYPSPCSQVTSISTRSFSSFIHIRSRVGAFQQSEQLCPLRSPVTTSSGSLLKSVGRRSFSSEPAVEEKPSPEATVIDIFTRLNSEDEIRKELESSDVVISQDLALKVLRKLESNPDVAKRVFQWFKEATPEELTSKSYNMMLRILGGNGLVDEFWGLVDAMKKKGHGLSANVRDKVGEKFQKDGLQIDLVRLKKLFSSDCFDKSAENVCDRVCKIVMKEEWGDDVEKRVRDLNVEFQSDLVKMIVESLDVEPRKALLFFRWIDESGLFKHDEKTYNAVARVLGREKFLDRFQNVVEEMRSAGYEVEIETYVRVSTRFCQTKLIKDAVDLFEIAMVGSGTNKPTPHCLCLLLKKIVTAKVLDMDLFSRAVKAYTRNGNALTDSLLKSILKSLRSADRVEQSNEVLKEMKKGGYVPSSDLQSMIASSLSRKGKKDEADEFVDFMEASGNNLDDKAMASLVEGFCDSGELDEALVCLEKMVEKAGVSYADVAFEKLVLAYCNKNQARDAYKLLSAQVNQNQLKPRHSTYKILVIDLLKKKIARDGGFEEALSLLPIMKDHGYPPFIDPFMNYFSTTGKSTEALGFLKAMTSKNFPSMSVVLRVFETMFKSARHSEAQDLLSLCPNYIRNSADVLELFNSMKPNESAVEKPLAASA, encoded by the coding sequence atgagatatcAACAATGGCGATTACTGCTTCTTCGAAGCTACCATCGATCTCATCTTACTTATCCTTCTCCTTGTTCTCAGGTAACCTCCATTTCAACCcgatctttctcttctttcattcACATTCGTTCCCGGGTCGGAGCTTTTCAACAAAGCGAGCAACTTTGTCCCTTACGATCGCCAGTGACGACGAGCTCTGGCTCTTTACTGAAGTCAGTTGGTCGAAGAAGCTTCTCGTCCGAGCCTGCGGTTGAAGAGAAACCTTCTCCTGAGGCTACCGTGATTGACATCTTTACCAGATTGAATAGTGAGGATGAGATTAGGAAAGAGTTGGAATCGAGTGATGTAGTGATTAGCCAAGATTTAGCTTTGAAGGTTTTGAGAAAGCTCGAATCAAACCCAGATGTTGCGAAAAGGGTTTTCCAGTGGTTTAAGGAGGCTACTCCTGAGGAGCTTACCTCGAAAAGCTATAACATGATGCTTCGTATTCTGGGTGGTAATGGACTTGTTGATGAGTTTTGGGGGTTGGTTGATGCTATGAAGAAGAAAGGACATGGTTTATCAGCTAATGTTAGAGATAAAGTGGGTGAGAAGTTTCAGAAAGATGGGCTTCAGATTGATTTGGTGAGGCTGAAAAAGCTTTTCTCTTCAGATTGTTTTGATAAATCGGCTGAGAATGTTTGCGATAGAGTGTGTAAGATTGTGATGAAAGAAGAATGGGGTGATGATGTTGAGAAACGGGTCAGAGATTTGAATGTTGAGTTTCAAAGTGATTTAGTGAAGATGATTGTGGAAAGTCTTGACGTTGAACCCAGGAAAGCTTTGTTGTTCTTCAGGTGGATTGATGAGTCTGGTCTCTTTAAGCATGATGAGAAAACCTATAATGCTGTGGCTAGGGTTCTGGGGAGAGAGAAGTTTCTCGATAGGTTTCAAAACGTCGTTGAAGAAATGAGGAGTGCTGGTTATGAAGTGGAGATTGAGACTTATGTTAGAGTTTCAACGAGGTTCTGCCAGACTAAATTGATCAAGGACGCTGTTGACTTGTTCGAGATTGCAATGGTGGGTAGTGGTACTAACAAGCCCACCCCACACTGCTTATGTCTGTTGCTCAAGAAAATTGTCACTGCCAAGGTTTTAGATATGGATTTGTTTTCTAGAGCTGTGAAAGCTTATACCAGAAATGGTAACGCTTTGACGGATTCCTTGCTAAAATCTATCTTAAAGTCCTTAAGAAGCGCGGATCGTGTTGAACAGAGCAATGAGGTGttgaaagaaatgaagaaagGAGGCTATGTTCCTAGTAGTGATCTGCAGAGCATGATTGCATCAAGTCTTAGTCGTAAgggaaagaaagatgaagcTGATGAATTTGTAGACTTTATGGAAGCATCCGGAAACAATCTAGATGACAAGGCGATGGCATCTCTTGTTGAAGGGTTTTGTGATTCTGGGGAACTTGATGAAGCTTTAGTGTGTTTGGAGAAAATGGTTGAAAAAGCGGGAGTCTCCTATGCTGATGttgcatttgagaagttggTTCTTGCTTATTGCAACAAGAATCAGGCAAGAGATGCATACAAGCTTTTGAGTGCCCAAGTAAATCAAAATCAGCTGAAACCTCGTCATAGCACGTACAAAATCTTGGTGATTGatctgttgaagaagaagattgcaaGAGATGGTGGGTTTGAAGAAGCTTTGAGTCTTCTACCGATAATGAAAGATCACGGGTACCCTCCTTTCATTGACCCTTTCATGAATTACTTCTCAACAACTGGAAAAAGCACTGAAGCTCTCGGTTTTCTGAAGGCTATGACCTCAAAGAACTTTCCATCTATGTCAGTGGTTCTGCGTGTGTTCGAAACTATGTTTAAGTCTGCAAGGCACAGTGAGGCACAGGATTTACTCTCTCTGTGCCCAAACTATATCCGTAACAGTGCAGATGTTCTAGAACTCTTCAATTCCATGAAACCCAATGAATCTGCTGTAGAAAAACCTTTGGCTGCTTCTGCTTAG